Part of the Cupriavidus basilensis genome is shown below.
GCCCGGATGGACGGAGTTGGCACGGATGTTCTTGCCTGCGTAGAGCATGGCATCGGTCTTGGCCATCATCCGCACCGCGGCCTTGGAGGCGTGGTACGGCGGCACGTCCGGGCCACCGACGATGCCGTACATCGACGACACATTGACGATCGAGCCGCCACCCGCACGCTCAAGATGCGCGATGGCATGCTTGGTGCACAGGAAAGTGCCGGTCACGTTGACGTCCATCACCCGCTGCCATTGCGCCAGCGCCAGTTCGTGGGTGGGCGCGTTGACGCCGTCGATGCCGGCGTTGTTGATCAGGATGTCGAGGCGGCCAAAGCGCGCGGCGATCTCGCCGAACACCTTGCCCACCTCAGCCTCGCTGGACACGTCCAGCTTCCAGAAGGCGGCCTGGCCGCCTTCGGCCTCGATGCGCCGCACGGCGGCCTGGCCGTCCGCTTCCAGCAAATCGAGCACCGCGACCTTGGCGCCGGCGGCAGCCAGCACGCGTGCGGTCTCGGCGCCGATGCCGCGCGCGGCGCCGGTGATGGCGGCCACCTTGCCGCGCAGGTCGAACAGGTTGAACGGGTATTCCATGTTGTCTCCAGGTTTATGGTTCTTGGCGCTGCCGACACGCCGGCCGCACAGCCATGCTACACGGCGGCCTCGGCCGTATCCGCGAGAAAGCCCAGGCACTCGCGGTTGAAGTAATCGCTGTGCTCGACCATCACCCAGTGGCCGCAGCGATTGATCAGCACGAAGCGCGCATCGCGGCACCCCTGCAGGAACTTGAGAGCGCCGCCGGCGGGGTTGAAGCGGTCTTCGGTGCCCCAGAAGCCCAGCACCGGGCACGCGATCTCGCCCAGGCGCTCGGTCAGGTTGGGCACCTTCATGGTGGCCAGCACCTCGCGCGGCTGCGCCTTGCACACGGCCATGCGCTCATCCACCAGCGCATCGGTGACCAGCGTGGCGTCATGCACCAGCAATGTCAGCAACTGGCGCATGGTGTCAGGGTTCATATGCCCGCCGGTAAACAGCGACACCATCTTCTCGATGCCTTCCATGCGGAAATAGGTCTCGCGGTCTTCGACGCCACCCGGCGCCATCATCACCAGGCGGCTGACATGCTCCGGGTAATCCAGCGCGTATTTCAGCGCAATGGCGCCGCCCAGCGAGTTGCCCACCAGCACGCAGCGCGGCAGCGCCAGCGCCAGCAATTGCGCGCGCAGCGCGGCGACGAAGAAGTCCAGCGTGTATTCCACATCCGCCGGTTTCGATGACTGGCCGTAGCCTGGCAGGTCGACCACCACGGTGCGAAAGCCCGCCGCGGCAAAAGCCGGTGCGTTGTGCTTGAAGTTGCTATGGCCGCTGGCACCCGGGCCGCTGCCGTGGATGAACACCACGGGTTCGCCAGCACCTGCATCGAGGTAGTGCAGGCGCAGGCCGTCTGGCGTGGTGATGGTTTGGCCGGCTGGCAATGCCGCAGGCGACGTACTGGACATGTCGGTGTCTCCCCTGTTGTCATGACGAACCTGGCCGATCATGCTCATGCGCAACGCGGCAGGCATCGTCCTTTCGGACTACGAAGCGTCCCGTGGATTTCCCTAAGATCGCACTGACCAGCAAGGCAACGAGACCAGGGAAAGACAGAGATGACGGGATTCGATTTCAGCGGCAAGACAGTATTGGTGACAGGCGGCGCGCGCGGCATTGGCCGTGGCATCGCCGAGGGCTTCCTGGCAGCAGGTGCCCGCGTGTTCACCTGCGGGCGCACGCCACCGGAGACTGGCGGGGGAAAGCCCCGTCAGGCGGAGTTCATCTCAGCCGACATTCGCGACGCCGAGCAGGTGGAGTCCCTGCTGACCCGGATCGTGGACAGCGCCGGCTCGCTCGATATCGTGATCCACAATGCCGGCGGCGCACCCTTCGCGCTCGCCGCGCACGCCTCGCCGCGCCTGATGGAATCCATCATCCGCCTGAACCTGGTGGCGCCGCTGCAACTGGCGCAGCGCGCCAACGCGCGCATGCAGGCCCAGGCCTGCGGCGGCACGCAGATCTTCATCGGCAGCATCAGCGCGCTGCGGCCCTCCCCCGGCACCGCGGCCTATGGCGCGGCCAAGGCGGGCATCCTGAGCGCAGTCCGCTCGCTCGCGGTGGAGTGGGCGCCGCGCGTGCGGGTGACGGCCGTGAGCCCGGGACTGGTCCTCACCGAGGCTGCGCAGCAGCAACACTATGGTGATCCGGCCGCGCTCCGGCAGGTGGCTGATACCGTGCCGCTCGGGCGGCTCGCGGACCCGCGCGACATCGCCGACGCCTGCCTCTTCCTGGCCTCTCCGCATGCCGCCTATGTATCGGGGGCCAACCTGGTCATCGACGGCGGCGGCGAGCGGCCGGCCTTTCTCGACGCGGCCGCCCGCCACGCGGGCTGACCACGCAGCGCGGCTACTCGACCTTGGCCGGGTGCGCCTGCACCGGCCCACCCAGCACCGAGCGATAGGAAACGGGCGCCTTGCCGTCGATATCAAGAATGCCGTACTCCTGCGCAATCTCGGCGCTGATCAGCACGTGGCCCGATTTGTCCATGACAGCAGCGTCGCCATGCAAGGCAAGTATGACCTTGCCGGTGAACTCGGGGCTCTCCGCGCTCGGCGCAAAGGCGGCGTATTTGTCGGGCTCGCGCGCCCAGACCCGCATGGTGCGCTCGGTGCGCAGCGGGCCCATCCAGACCGATACCGCGGCCACGCCGTACGGGCGCAGGTCGACCGCCATGTCCTTGGCGAACTTGTCCACGCCGCACTTCTGCGCGCCGTAGGCCGGGCCGTGCATATAGCAACTCGCGCCGAAGGACGACGTGAACGCCATCAGTCCGCGCCCGCCAGCCACCATCAGGGGCGCCGCATGCCAGCTCGCCACAT
Proteins encoded:
- a CDS encoding SDR family oxidoreductase is translated as MTGFDFSGKTVLVTGGARGIGRGIAEGFLAAGARVFTCGRTPPETGGGKPRQAEFISADIRDAEQVESLLTRIVDSAGSLDIVIHNAGGAPFALAAHASPRLMESIIRLNLVAPLQLAQRANARMQAQACGGTQIFIGSISALRPSPGTAAYGAAKAGILSAVRSLAVEWAPRVRVTAVSPGLVLTEAAQQQHYGDPAALRQVADTVPLGRLADPRDIADACLFLASPHAAYVSGANLVIDGGGERPAFLDAAARHAG
- a CDS encoding SDR family NAD(P)-dependent oxidoreductase encodes the protein MRSAKESIVAVVTGGSRGAGKGIALALAQAGATVYVTGRTERSGEAPLPGTIHETAREIDARGGKGIAVACDHRDDAQVRRLFEQVGDESGRLDILVNNATFLHDALIEPGGFWDKPLALVDILDVGLRSAYVASWHAAPLMVAGGRGLMAFTSSFGASCYMHGPAYGAQKCGVDKFAKDMAVDLRPYGVAAVSVWMGPLRTERTMRVWAREPDKYAAFAPSAESPEFTGKVILALHGDAAVMDKSGHVLISAEIAQEYGILDIDGKAPVSYRSVLGGPVQAHPAKVE
- a CDS encoding SDR family NAD(P)-dependent oxidoreductase; translation: MEYPFNLFDLRGKVAAITGAARGIGAETARVLAAAGAKVAVLDLLEADGQAAVRRIEAEGGQAAFWKLDVSSEAEVGKVFGEIAARFGRLDILINNAGIDGVNAPTHELALAQWQRVMDVNVTGTFLCTKHAIAHLERAGGGSIVNVSSMYGIVGGPDVPPYHASKAAVRMMAKTDAMLYAGKNIRANSVHPGYIRTPMLEEVAHASGQGEGLFAYLGAQAPMGRLGEPRDIAAGILYLVSDAARYVTGAELVIDGGYTAR
- a CDS encoding alpha/beta fold hydrolase, whose amino-acid sequence is MSSTSPAALPAGQTITTPDGLRLHYLDAGAGEPVVFIHGSGPGASGHSNFKHNAPAFAAAGFRTVVVDLPGYGQSSKPADVEYTLDFFVAALRAQLLALALPRCVLVGNSLGGAIALKYALDYPEHVSRLVMMAPGGVEDRETYFRMEGIEKMVSLFTGGHMNPDTMRQLLTLLVHDATLVTDALVDERMAVCKAQPREVLATMKVPNLTERLGEIACPVLGFWGTEDRFNPAGGALKFLQGCRDARFVLINRCGHWVMVEHSDYFNRECLGFLADTAEAAV